The following coding sequences lie in one Methanopyrus sp. SNP6 genomic window:
- a CDS encoding mRNA surveillance protein pelota has product MKVVEKDLDKGYIEVLPETLDDLWHLYHVVRRGDLVFALERRRVKDERAETIRRDKGERKPVYLGVRVEDVEFDKYANRLRIKGVIEHGPESGSHHTINVTTGKRIKIVKDGWERKDIERIEEAEILRPPVMLVAVDTGEGTIGIVRDYGLDIVSRVRHNVPGKRGGNRKAEMRKFFHQLADEIERIAEEEGVEHIVVGGPGFVKSDFAEFLREERDIPTHVEDTGSAGEAGLIEMIRRGAVEKAVEESRVAEEVKYLEEVFKRIGKGNDTVAYGVRECLKAAEFGAIEVLLVADEKFREAMVEGEEDVLNAVKYAERTGAKVLIVSTEHEWGERLRELGGIAALLRFSIPTG; this is encoded by the coding sequence ATGAAGGTAGTGGAAAAGGATCTGGATAAAGGATACATAGAAGTACTTCCTGAAACGTTGGACGATCTATGGCACTTATACCACGTCGTTAGGAGAGGTGATCTAGTATTTGCACTGGAAAGACGACGGGTTAAAGATGAGAGGGCCGAAACTATCAGAAGAGATAAGGGGGAACGCAAACCGGTTTACCTAGGAGTCCGAGTAGAAGATGTAGAATTTGATAAATACGCGAACAGGTTACGAATCAAAGGTGTGATAGAGCACGGCCCAGAGTCTGGATCACACCATACCATCAACGTTACGACCGGGAAGCGGATAAAAATCGTGAAGGACGGGTGGGAACGGAAGGACATAGAGCGCATCGAAGAGGCCGAGATATTGCGACCACCAGTGATGCTCGTGGCAGTAGACACCGGTGAGGGAACCATTGGAATAGTCAGGGATTACGGGTTAGACATCGTGTCCAGGGTGCGGCACAACGTACCGGGGAAGCGCGGCGGTAACCGAAAGGCGGAAATGCGGAAGTTCTTCCATCAACTCGCCGACGAGATCGAGCGTATTGCCGAAGAGGAAGGGGTGGAACACATCGTCGTGGGTGGCCCGGGGTTCGTGAAGTCGGATTTCGCCGAGTTCTTACGGGAAGAGCGTGACATTCCCACCCACGTGGAGGATACTGGCTCGGCGGGTGAGGCCGGGCTCATCGAAATGATCCGACGTGGAGCAGTGGAGAAGGCAGTCGAAGAGTCTAGGGTCGCGGAGGAGGTCAAGTATCTCGAGGAAGTGTTCAAGAGGATCGGCAAGGGTAATGACACGGTGGCGTACGGCGTCCGAGAGTGTCTCAAAGCCGCGGAGTTCGGGGCTATCGAAGTATTGCTAGTGGCGGACGAGAAGTTCCGGGAAGCGATGGTGGAAGGTGAAGAGGACGTCCTGAACGCCGTCAAGTACGCGGAGCGTACGGGGGCAAAGGTACTCATTGTAAGCACAGAACACGAGTGGGGAGAGAGGCTACGGGAATTGGGGGGAATCGCCGCACTGCTCCGGTTCTCTATCCCCACGGGGTAG
- a CDS encoding Nre family DNA repair protein: protein MGGLCPKCRGRRWCGRDRCPFLNALNEVRARLSSRNVDGYTVTAYVSWRGYPRVIAAPGVGERRTPDEGGTLADLPYEEALKTRALTFRKYRGKRDVRNPPDLSDPEIESSVSVRPVESTLQVRRRLSGASRTTPFIGPLVEGELELDGTPKVPRDLERYHEDDVKAEEAVVGLYRRGYDESYIARALSLGLLGRDRRMVPTRWSVASVDSMISEHLTREVRDLPVSSKYRVLSGEIFGNEMWVILRPEPLSYELVESYEPGAPWSDRTRIAVLRDSEVKGCKEPRETGGAYFAARLAALEWCSELNKQHGITVIRIVRKKYSAPLGAWVIREAVRRAEEVFSTDDPHEVWEFLREKLGDPVGKAALKVIRRSRQRTLDTFL from the coding sequence TTGGGAGGACTTTGCCCGAAATGCAGGGGCCGCAGGTGGTGTGGGCGCGACCGTTGCCCCTTCTTGAACGCACTGAACGAGGTCCGAGCTAGACTCTCGAGTCGGAACGTCGACGGTTACACCGTAACTGCCTACGTCTCGTGGCGTGGGTACCCGCGGGTTATCGCGGCGCCGGGGGTCGGAGAGCGCCGCACGCCGGATGAAGGAGGTACCCTGGCCGATCTCCCGTACGAAGAGGCACTGAAAACTAGAGCACTCACCTTCCGTAAGTACCGTGGGAAGCGCGATGTCCGAAACCCGCCGGACCTGTCGGATCCCGAGATCGAGTCGTCGGTTTCTGTGAGACCCGTGGAGAGCACGCTGCAAGTCCGACGTAGGCTCAGCGGCGCGTCCAGAACTACCCCGTTCATCGGGCCCTTAGTCGAGGGAGAGCTCGAACTCGACGGGACACCGAAGGTTCCACGCGACCTGGAACGCTATCATGAGGACGACGTCAAAGCCGAGGAGGCCGTCGTTGGTCTCTACCGACGCGGCTACGACGAGTCGTACATCGCGCGGGCGTTGTCGTTAGGACTGTTAGGAAGGGACCGCCGAATGGTGCCGACCCGATGGAGCGTCGCGTCGGTGGATTCGATGATCTCAGAACACCTGACACGGGAGGTCAGAGACTTACCTGTATCTTCGAAATACCGCGTCTTGTCGGGCGAAATTTTCGGTAACGAAATGTGGGTGATTTTACGCCCGGAACCGTTATCGTACGAACTCGTCGAATCTTACGAGCCGGGTGCGCCGTGGTCCGATCGCACACGAATCGCAGTACTTAGGGACTCGGAAGTGAAGGGTTGCAAGGAACCCCGCGAAACCGGAGGTGCGTACTTCGCGGCTAGATTAGCGGCCTTAGAGTGGTGTTCCGAGCTGAATAAACAGCACGGAATCACCGTGATCAGGATCGTTCGGAAGAAGTACTCAGCGCCGTTAGGTGCTTGGGTGATTAGGGAAGCCGTACGACGCGCCGAGGAGGTGTTTTCAACGGACGATCCGCATGAGGTATGGGAGTTCCTGCGGGAGAAGTTGGGCGATCCGGTAGGTAAAGCCGCTCTGAAGGTGATCAGACGTAGCCGCCAGAGAACTCTCGACACGTTTTTATGA
- a CDS encoding KaiC domain-containing protein, translated as MTVERVSTGIPGMDEVLNGGIPERNAVLLTGGPGTGKTIFSQQFIWEGLEEGEPGVFVTLEEHPVQVRKNVEGFGWNFREYEDEGLLAVVDAFTGGIGRASEYEKYVVKDPTDASELIGVIRQAVNDVEAKRVAIDSVTPLYIDKPSVARRIMFRLKRMLAGLGCTSILVNQIAAHERGFGGPGVEHAVDGIIRLDLDEVKGRLWRSLIVWKMRGTAHSMRRHPFDITDEGIRVDPEKVFVKERGEVREVED; from the coding sequence ATGACCGTAGAGAGAGTCTCAACTGGTATTCCTGGAATGGACGAGGTTCTCAACGGGGGAATCCCGGAGCGCAACGCCGTGCTACTGACCGGAGGTCCGGGAACGGGTAAGACGATATTCTCACAGCAGTTCATCTGGGAGGGGCTGGAGGAAGGTGAGCCCGGCGTTTTCGTGACGCTTGAGGAGCACCCGGTTCAGGTGAGGAAGAACGTTGAAGGGTTCGGCTGGAACTTCCGGGAGTACGAGGATGAGGGTCTCCTGGCCGTTGTGGACGCGTTTACGGGTGGTATAGGTAGGGCGAGCGAGTACGAGAAGTACGTCGTGAAGGATCCGACGGATGCCAGTGAGCTGATTGGAGTGATCAGGCAGGCCGTCAACGACGTCGAAGCCAAGCGGGTGGCCATAGATTCCGTGACTCCGTTGTACATCGATAAGCCCAGTGTGGCGCGTCGGATCATGTTCAGGCTCAAACGGATGCTCGCGGGGCTAGGATGTACCAGCATCCTGGTTAACCAGATCGCCGCCCACGAACGTGGCTTTGGAGGTCCGGGTGTGGAACACGCAGTGGATGGTATTATTCGGCTCGATCTCGACGAAGTAAAAGGAAGACTATGGAGGTCATTGATAGTGTGGAAGATGAGGGGAACCGCGCACAGCATGCGGCGTCACCCGTTCGATATCACCGATGAGGGGATTCGAGTGGATCCCGAGAAAGTCTTCGTGAAGGAGCGTGGCGAGGTGCGGGAGGTGGAGGATTGA
- a CDS encoding HD family hydrolase, which translates to MEAIYRLKRILRTGWLVRGIPRSSVESVAEHSFGAAMLAWEICHRLTERGIDVDPYKTVVMALIHDLPEALTLDLDAEASRVFGDAKREAEEKAAKRVFDGKLLDIWREFERRESPEAKAAKLADTLDMALQALEYSRVGFEACREFLDSAERDARKLGLEYLLVFKEILREWGRNGDEGSGKGSG; encoded by the coding sequence GTGGAAGCGATTTACCGGCTGAAGCGCATACTCAGGACGGGGTGGTTAGTCCGGGGCATTCCCAGAAGCTCCGTGGAAAGCGTCGCGGAACATTCTTTCGGTGCGGCGATGTTGGCTTGGGAGATCTGCCATCGACTGACCGAGCGAGGTATCGACGTCGACCCTTACAAGACCGTCGTCATGGCGCTGATACACGATCTCCCGGAAGCCCTCACCTTGGACCTAGACGCCGAGGCATCACGGGTGTTCGGTGATGCCAAGCGCGAAGCGGAAGAGAAAGCCGCCAAACGCGTGTTCGACGGGAAACTACTCGATATTTGGAGGGAGTTCGAACGACGTGAATCCCCGGAAGCGAAGGCTGCCAAGCTCGCGGACACTCTCGACATGGCCTTGCAGGCCTTGGAGTACTCTCGGGTCGGGTTCGAAGCGTGTCGGGAGTTCTTAGACTCAGCGGAGCGCGATGCTAGGAAGCTAGGTCTAGAGTACCTACTAGTTTTCAAAGAGATACTACGTGAGTGGGGGCGGAACGGCGATGAAGGTAGTGGAAAAGGATCTGGATAA
- a CDS encoding DUF505 family protein: protein MLVISPPSDGGRTYTLTALGREIKYAIEKAIPAMHLVLSPGIMEDVKAVSEGEEPEDMKRLERLGYALKGSLTRAGEHVLRAYEMVGEDFPSVPPISVRPSELRLLEIIDRLYRPDENLNVAPTLKRIKRMLIEEYGEADPDPTTDLKELEAHGFVERTVCDYGKEKGKPIWVLTEEGERLLHNLGAPVRAESVKAVTVSMGFESPSPEWLEEAHRAGLVSQAAITTKGLMVAKIARRVERSPFLTGDEAKLIYRVPDGSIDRRELIEDVCDRYGLEEHQILESLSKLESRGIVEELLTGGVILTRAGQHLKTAIHRGQTMEILKLRHPITPVATRLLKAVYDLKREGVNIKKLYKFPKTLLKRAGVTLDQAKKAVKLLRQTKMMSGWKITEAGEELLRAFELLQKATEVRQHPEEAA, encoded by the coding sequence ATGCTGGTGATCTCCCCACCCTCGGATGGTGGCCGCACGTACACTCTGACTGCGCTCGGCCGCGAGATCAAGTACGCGATCGAAAAGGCGATTCCCGCCATGCATCTGGTGTTGTCACCTGGGATCATGGAGGACGTAAAGGCCGTGAGTGAAGGAGAAGAACCCGAGGACATGAAGCGCCTCGAGCGGCTCGGATACGCGTTGAAGGGATCGTTAACGAGGGCCGGCGAGCACGTCCTCCGAGCCTACGAGATGGTAGGGGAAGATTTCCCGAGTGTGCCTCCTATCAGCGTACGTCCAAGCGAGCTAAGGCTTTTGGAGATTATCGATCGCCTGTACCGCCCCGACGAGAACCTTAACGTGGCTCCTACCCTGAAGAGGATCAAGAGGATGCTAATAGAGGAGTACGGAGAGGCTGATCCCGACCCCACAACTGACCTGAAGGAGTTGGAGGCGCACGGGTTCGTGGAGAGAACCGTCTGCGACTACGGAAAGGAAAAGGGCAAGCCGATATGGGTACTCACAGAGGAAGGAGAACGATTACTTCACAACCTGGGCGCGCCGGTGCGGGCGGAAAGTGTCAAAGCCGTCACCGTGTCGATGGGTTTCGAGTCACCTTCCCCAGAGTGGCTGGAGGAGGCTCACCGTGCCGGTCTGGTATCGCAAGCCGCCATCACCACGAAGGGGTTGATGGTCGCCAAGATAGCGCGTCGCGTGGAGAGGTCTCCCTTCTTGACTGGAGACGAGGCCAAACTGATCTACCGAGTACCCGACGGGTCGATCGACAGACGGGAACTGATCGAAGACGTTTGTGACCGGTACGGGCTCGAAGAGCACCAGATCCTGGAGTCACTGTCGAAGTTGGAGTCTCGAGGTATAGTCGAAGAGTTGCTCACGGGAGGGGTGATACTGACGCGAGCCGGCCAACACCTCAAGACGGCGATACACCGTGGTCAGACGATGGAGATTCTGAAACTCCGACACCCGATTACACCGGTCGCGACCCGTCTCCTCAAGGCAGTATACGACTTGAAGAGGGAGGGTGTTAACATCAAGAAGCTCTACAAGTTCCCGAAGACCCTACTAAAGAGAGCCGGCGTCACGCTGGACCAAGCTAAGAAAGCAGTAAAGTTGTTGCGGCAAACCAAGATGATGAGCGGCTGGAAGATCACAGAGGCCGGAGAGGAATTACTCAGAGCATTCGAATTGCTTCAGAAAGCCACGGAAGTGCGACAGCATCCGGAGGAGGCCGCTTAA
- a CDS encoding DUF505 family protein, protein MLLLKDHAEVLITVEELGAREEAREIAKEAEAITEIIPQRLLELELQGLMERVGPNEWELTDAGKTAAKAVAETVDILEQPPQEWTHDRWVGSDTILALKHSALSFVPERWEELLNERGLSEDGELTKAGELVLEAYFKATPKLYVTQDVAGRIAKLPPGPGTLKNLHQIPGNYRHSR, encoded by the coding sequence ATGCTACTGTTGAAGGACCACGCGGAAGTACTGATTACGGTCGAGGAACTCGGTGCCAGGGAAGAGGCTAGGGAGATCGCCAAGGAGGCCGAGGCGATCACGGAAATCATCCCACAGCGGTTGCTAGAGCTCGAGCTTCAAGGTCTGATGGAGCGAGTCGGACCGAATGAGTGGGAACTAACCGATGCCGGAAAAACCGCTGCGAAGGCAGTAGCTGAGACCGTCGATATTCTGGAGCAGCCACCACAAGAGTGGACGCATGACCGATGGGTTGGCTCGGACACGATACTGGCGCTGAAACACTCAGCCCTATCCTTCGTGCCGGAGCGTTGGGAAGAGTTGCTGAACGAGCGTGGTCTGTCGGAAGATGGCGAGCTGACAAAAGCCGGAGAGCTAGTGTTAGAGGCGTATTTCAAGGCGACTCCGAAACTGTACGTCACCCAAGATGTAGCCGGGCGAATAGCTAAGTTACCACCGGGACCCGGGACATTGAAAAACCTTCATCAAATACCGGGAAACTATAGACATTCCAGATAA